From Maylandia zebra isolate NMK-2024a linkage group LG11, Mzebra_GT3a, whole genome shotgun sequence, one genomic window encodes:
- the rasip1 gene encoding ras-interacting protein 1, which yields MEGSGSPRFRKLHFPVGLWINSPRKHFAKLGGRWPSALSVKSTTSSDAASLHEAPSAPSSSLSNSTPSLASPTPSPSPSPAFLRPRPAAPQSRAKRLSHLFLRGRSNSDRDRAVGEKEREVWAHSAAPSSHHYLPPASSSAPGLIKIYGDALSSGANYRSLLANIHSTARQLIAQVITRYTEREREETDDAVLQKHSPEDFLLCDVIGKPIQQPDGAIKWETECRRSVAPWECPLLLVDMWRPKDGFERRFEIQRKEDYEREELEREKEREREGENYQGVRWRRSRMSSGSGAEEGERGHRGRNTELRRSISDMNLSLRRRQGNHVSNDPRGSGNRPNNSAGVHDRKNIVSMINPQPGEIRASKAEGKVGWTNQPAEDEKDYSSCDLEVMSQSLILPPTDRPYFLLLQGYDQSKDFVLYIMSGHMHVFGRKPTIREREKDRERERKGKRPLKVDTFLSAPDLLARHLLVRRDSAVPETPTGQALMRPFRGGAVTHNGVALYRETVLKPGDVIGLGNHFLFLYRDPRVTPPPPLALTLPWQTDASTTCCPSGLVDRQEALRQYLGSTEAVLKFHSRHADSLLQEIISRNSSPDSGGGPLAPAYLLSIMIDHASKHLDPALLPQILLKSANLIKEIVWDNIKEFGDKHPTQNSTEQEGEISTPNVQKLSSDLRPLMFWMSNATELLNFFQVKVEVMEKEWEFEAPGDPVLTADMDTCSEALAQLDDVIMHTFQQCVYHLTKTLYSLLPALLDTNPFSSEEKEKEKDGAQAAEGEEKRGGEEEVDDVSTLPPKVAGLVEVYRCSLMLSREACLSPPLTSQTFGYLFFFTNTSLLNTLLERDGLFSWSRAVQIRTNLDLVLDWLQGAGLGDIASEFMKKLSVTVNFLCIPKTRLIQSSWASLQEEHALLSPSQLHHLLTHYKLGPSRAPPASWAPPPGTELSGDIFESFLDHPPLILPNETPRLDLSQPIPSPELQKEVTRLRTFLWGLDQDELPANQRTRL from the exons ATGGAGGGATCTGGCAGTCCTCGATTCAGAAAACTCCATTTCCCAGTGGGTTTGTGGATCAACTCCCCCAGGAAACACTTTGCAAAGCTTGGTGGTCGTTGGCCCAGCGCGCTCTCTGTCAA GTCGACTACCAGCTCTGACGCAGCCTCTCTCCACGAGGCCCCCTCTGCTCCTTCCTCTTCCCTTTCTAACTCCACCCCCTCGCTGGCTTCCCCTACCCCATCTCCATCTCCTTCCCCGGCCTTCCTCAGGCCGCGGCCTGCTGCACCCCAGTCCCGTGCTAAGCGCCTTTCCCATCTCTTCTTACGGGGGCGTTCCAACAGTGACCGGGACCGGGCAGtgggagagaaggagagagaagtTTGGGCTCATTCGGCAGCCCCCTCCTCCCACCACTACTTGCCCCCtgcttcttcctctgccccaggcCTGATCAAAATCTATGGAGATGCACTCTCCAGTGGAGCCAATTATCGCTCCCTGCTGGCCAACATACACTCCACAGCTAGGCAACTCATTGCCCAGGTCATCACTCGCTACACTGAAAGAGAGCGGGAGGAGACAGATGACGCAG TTCTCCAGAAACACAGCCCTGAAGACTTCCTATTGTGTGATGTCATTGGAAAGCCCATCCAGCAGCCAGATGGAGCTATCAAATGGGAGACAGAGTGCCGGAGAAGCGTTGCCCCGTGGGAATGTCCTTTGTTGTTAGTGGACATGTGGCGGCCTAAGGATGGATTTGAGCGGCGCTTTGAAATCCAAAGGAAGGAAGACTATGAGAGAGAAGAGTTAGAGAGGGAGAAGGAGcgtgagagggagggagagaactACCAAG GTGTGCGCTGGCGGCGGAGCAGGATGTCATCAGGTAGCGGAGCAGAGGAGGGCGAACGGGGTCACCGTGGAAGGAACACAGAGCTGAGGAGGAGCATCAGCGACAtgaacctcagtctgcgacgtCGCCAAGGCAATCACGTCAGCAACGACCCCCGCGGTTCTGGAAACCGGCCTAACAACAGCGCAGGGGTGCATGACAGGAAGAACATTGTGAGCATGATCAACCCACAGCCAGGAGAG ATCAGGGCGTCGAAAGCTGAAGGGAAGGTTGGATGGACAAACCAGCCGGCAGAGGATGAGAAGGATTATTCCAGCTGTGACCTGGAAGTGATGTCACAAAGTCTGATCCTTCCACCTACAGACCGGCCTTACTTCCTGTTGCTGCAGGGTTACGATCAGAGCAAG gattttgttttgtacatcATGTCGGGACATATGCATGTGTTTGGAAGGAAACCCACAataagggagagagagaaggatagagaaagagagaggaaggggAAGAGGCCGCTGAAGGTGGACACGTTCCTGTCTGCTCCTGACCTTTTGGCTAGACACTTACTAGTCCGGAGAGACTCCGCTGTTCCAGAGACACCCACTGGACAAG CCCTGATGCGACCTTTCAGAGGAGGTGCAGTTACACACAATGGAGTGGCCCTTTACAGGGAGACGGTCCTAAAGCCGGGCGATGTGATTGGTCTGGGGAACCACTTTCTTTTCTTGTATCGTGACCCTCGTGTGACTCCGCCTCCACCGCTGGCACTGACCTTGCCATGGCAGACTGATGCCTCCACCACCTGCTGCCCTTCAGGGTTGGTGGACAGACAGGAAGCTCTGAGGCAGTACCTGGGCTCCACTGAGGCCGTGTTGAAATTCCATTCTCGTCACGCCGATTCCTTGTTACAG GAGATCATCTCCAGAAATTCCTCTCCAGACTCTGGAGGCGGGCCTTTAGCTCCTGCTTATCTCCTGTCAATCATGATAGATCATGCCTCCAAACACCTGGACCCTGCTCTCCTACCACAGATATTGCTCAAGTCAGCCAATCTAATAAAAGAAATTGTGTGG GATAACATTAAGGAATTTGGGGATAAGCATCCCACGCAAAA TTCAACAGAGCAAGAAGGAGAGATAAGCACGCCAAACGTCCAGAAACTGTCATCTGACCTTCGACCTCTCATGTTCTGGATGTCAAATGCCACGGAGCTCCTCAACTTCTTCCAGGTTAAAGTAGAAGTGATGGAGAAAGAGTGGGAGTTTGAAG CCCCTGGGGATCCAGTTTTGACAGCTGATATGGACACCTGCTCAGAAGCTCTGGCACAGCTGGATGATGTCATTATGCACACCTTCCAGCAGTGTGTGTATCACCTTACCAag ACACTGTACTCCCTTCTTCCAGCCCTTCTGGACACCAACCCATTTTCCAGcgaggagaaggagaaagagaaggaTGGAGCTCAGGCTGCAGAGggagaagagaaaagaggaggagaagaagaggtaGATGATGTGTCCACCTTGCCGCCCAAGGTTGCTGGACTTGTGGAAGTGTATCGCTGTTCCCTGATGCTGTCACGGGAGGCATGTCTTTCCCCACCGCTCACCTCGCAAACCTTCGGCTACCTCTTCTTCTTCACCAATACCTCCTTGCTCAATACTTTGCTGGAGAGAG ACGGACTGTTTTCATGGTCCAGAGCAGTACAGATCCGAACAAACCTAGACCTGGTTCTGGACTGGCTACAGGGTGCAGGATTAGGAGACATCGCCTCAGAGTTTATGAAGAAACTGTCAGTCACAGTCAACTTCCTGTGTATTCCCAAGACTCGACTCATCCAG TCATCCTGGGCCAGTCTACAGGAAGAACATGCTTTGTTAAGTCCTTCTCAGTTGCACCACCTGCTCACCCATTACAAGCTGGGACCCAGCAGAGCTCCACCAGCATCCTGGGCCCCTCCGCCAGGCACTGAACTCAGTGGAG aCATCTTTGAGAGCTTTTTGGACCATCCTCCTCTTATCCTGCCAAATGAGACACCACGCCTTGACCTCTCCCAGCCAATCCCAAGCCCTGAGCTACAAAAAGAAGTTACACGTCTCCGCACCTTCTTGTGGGGACTCGACCAGGATGAGCtcccagccaatcagaggactCGGCTCTGA
- the cox6b2 gene encoding cytochrome c oxidase subunit 6B2 has protein sequence MAEAVSDKIKNYKTAPFDARFPNTNQTRNCFQNYLDFHRCNKALSAKGQEVSPCEWYQKVYKSLCPMSWVSKWDEQIENGSFPGKI, from the exons ATGGCCGAAGCCGTGTCAGATAAGATCAAGAACTACAAGACGGCTCCGTTTGACGCCCGATTCCCAAACACCAACCAGACCAGAAACTGCTTCCAAAACTACCTGG ACTTCCACAGGTGCAACAAAGCTCTGTCAGCCAAAGGCCAGGAAGTTTCTCCATGTGAGTGGTACCAGAAGGTTTACAAGAGCCTCTGCCCTATGAGCTGG GTTTCTAAATGGGATGAGCAGATAGAAAACGGAAGTTTCCCTGGAAAGATCTGA